From Synoicihabitans lomoniglobus, the proteins below share one genomic window:
- a CDS encoding cytochrome c biogenesis protein ResB, translating into MSDLIAAFSRFFCSLRLTVVLLVMSMVLIFVATLAQVQLGVYGVQEQYFRTFFVLARIPNTEIPLPVFPGGYLIGGFLMINLVAAHVHRFQFTWKKAGIQLTHFGLIVLLVGELVSGLLQEDYSLKLEEGQTRNYSESFRRNEVVIIDQTDADFDDVTAIPESLIAAANPIQHAKLPFRVIVRGYYPNANLAMLNQLPAGAETANLAPNPSTAGMGPRLGLFPAPLTYKDNERNLPVALIELEGAEGSLGIWLVSPMLVQPQTFDYAGRTWSVGFRFEREYKPFSLTLLELKHDVYVGTQIPKNFSSRVRLQSADGTEDRESLIYMNQPLRHQGFTFYQYQMDSANGFSVLQVVHNPGRALPYIACILMSIGLTWQFGFHLLRFTRRRNNSAA; encoded by the coding sequence ATGTCTGACCTGATCGCCGCGTTTTCCCGCTTCTTTTGTTCACTCCGCCTCACGGTGGTCCTGCTGGTGATGTCGATGGTGCTGATCTTTGTCGCCACGTTGGCGCAGGTGCAGCTCGGCGTCTACGGCGTGCAGGAGCAGTATTTCCGGACGTTTTTTGTGCTCGCCCGTATTCCCAACACGGAAATTCCCCTGCCGGTTTTTCCAGGCGGCTACCTGATTGGTGGGTTCCTCATGATCAACCTCGTCGCCGCGCACGTGCATCGGTTCCAGTTCACGTGGAAGAAAGCCGGCATCCAGCTCACCCATTTCGGGCTCATCGTGTTGCTCGTGGGCGAACTGGTCAGCGGACTGCTGCAGGAAGATTACTCGCTCAAGCTGGAGGAAGGCCAGACGCGCAATTATTCGGAGAGTTTTCGCCGTAACGAGGTGGTCATCATCGACCAAACGGACGCCGATTTCGACGATGTCACCGCCATCCCGGAATCGTTGATCGCTGCGGCTAATCCCATCCAGCACGCCAAATTGCCCTTCCGCGTGATCGTCCGCGGTTACTATCCGAATGCCAATCTGGCGATGCTCAACCAGTTGCCCGCCGGAGCCGAAACGGCCAACCTCGCTCCGAACCCGTCCACCGCCGGCATGGGACCGCGCCTCGGCTTGTTTCCCGCCCCGCTCACCTACAAGGACAACGAGCGCAACTTACCTGTCGCGTTGATCGAACTCGAAGGCGCCGAAGGCTCGCTCGGCATCTGGCTGGTATCGCCGATGTTGGTGCAGCCCCAAACCTTCGACTACGCCGGTCGCACGTGGAGCGTGGGCTTTCGCTTCGAACGCGAATACAAGCCGTTCTCGCTCACCCTGCTCGAGCTGAAGCACGACGTTTATGTGGGCACCCAAATCCCCAAGAATTTCTCCTCCCGCGTGCGCTTGCAGTCCGCCGACGGCACCGAAGATCGCGAATCGCTCATCTACATGAATCAGCCGCTGCGGCATCAGGGATTCACGTTTTACCAATACCAGATGGACAGCGCCAACGGCTTCAGCGTGTTGCAAGTCGTCCACAACCCCGGCCGCGCCCTGCCCTACATCGCCTGCATCCTCATGAGCATCGGCCTCACCTGGCAATTCGGCTTTCACCTGCTGCGTTTCACCCGCCGCCGGAACAACTCCGCCGCCTGA
- the pxpB gene encoding 5-oxoprolinase subunit PxpB, with protein MTIKVLGDTALLVEAPPLAAPAAAAWVRRATAAIRAENWPEVVEVVPALTGLALHFRSTTENAELDKRVHQHLESCFATESATPLPAAREVELPVCYEGKYGPDLPLVGEQARLSPTAMAAAHAAGTYTVQAIGFSPGFPYLMGLDPKLACPRRATPRTSVPAGSVGIGGNQTGVYPHASPGGWNIIGRTPEPLFDPRADDPCRLRAGDQLKFRAISAVEFERHASALSRRDAGADPATESPAAIEVLLAGVQTTVQDRGRPGFQSLGVTEGGAVDRRALRLANALVGNAPDAAVLEWPLRGPQLFFRDRRLVAVTGAIAVGVPFCRPFIVDAGEVLDLSQVPTGCRGIVAISGGVEVPVVMGSRSTHLNGQFGGFRGRALRKGDVLALGATRVVGAKPGWMVSPSLSRPVTGDVAKVRVVRGPEEDLFDTRNWERLVDGTYVVSAHSDRMGMRLDGPQVRAHTATELTSGPVAAGTVQMPPDGQPIVLLADRQSLGGYPRIAGVITVDLPVVAQVPPGSALQFTEVSLAEAEDLRLQEERDFKRFESTVASHFVLRS; from the coding sequence ATGACGATCAAGGTCTTGGGAGACACCGCGCTACTCGTAGAGGCACCGCCCCTGGCTGCGCCCGCCGCGGCGGCGTGGGTGCGACGGGCGACGGCGGCAATTCGGGCCGAGAATTGGCCGGAGGTGGTAGAGGTGGTTCCAGCCCTCACCGGTCTCGCCCTCCATTTTCGCTCCACCACGGAAAACGCCGAGTTGGATAAACGCGTGCATCAGCACCTCGAGTCCTGTTTCGCCACCGAATCCGCCACGCCGTTACCGGCCGCACGAGAAGTCGAATTGCCCGTCTGCTACGAAGGCAAATACGGGCCCGACCTGCCGCTGGTGGGCGAGCAAGCGAGACTTAGCCCCACTGCCATGGCGGCCGCGCACGCCGCGGGCACCTATACCGTGCAGGCGATCGGTTTCTCGCCGGGGTTTCCGTATCTGATGGGTTTGGATCCGAAATTAGCGTGTCCCCGGCGCGCCACTCCCCGCACCTCGGTGCCCGCCGGCAGTGTGGGCATCGGTGGCAATCAAACCGGCGTTTATCCTCATGCCTCGCCGGGTGGTTGGAATATCATCGGGCGCACGCCGGAACCCTTGTTTGATCCGCGGGCCGACGACCCCTGCCGTCTGCGCGCCGGAGATCAATTGAAGTTCCGGGCCATATCGGCGGTCGAGTTTGAGCGCCACGCCTCCGCGCTGTCCCGACGAGACGCCGGGGCGGACCCAGCGACCGAGTCACCGGCGGCGATCGAGGTGCTGCTCGCGGGCGTGCAAACCACGGTGCAGGACCGGGGGCGCCCCGGTTTTCAGTCCCTGGGGGTGACCGAAGGCGGCGCGGTCGATCGACGTGCATTGCGACTGGCCAATGCCTTGGTGGGCAACGCCCCCGATGCGGCGGTGCTGGAGTGGCCCTTGCGCGGCCCCCAATTGTTTTTTCGCGATCGCCGACTCGTGGCGGTGACCGGTGCGATCGCGGTGGGCGTGCCGTTCTGCCGCCCCTTTATCGTCGATGCCGGCGAGGTGTTGGACCTTTCCCAGGTGCCTACGGGATGCCGGGGAATCGTAGCCATCAGCGGCGGGGTGGAGGTGCCGGTGGTGATGGGGTCGCGGTCAACGCATTTGAACGGGCAATTCGGGGGCTTCCGCGGCCGTGCCCTGCGCAAAGGCGACGTCCTCGCGTTAGGGGCCACCCGCGTCGTGGGCGCCAAACCGGGATGGATGGTCTCGCCCAGTTTGTCGCGTCCCGTGACCGGCGATGTCGCCAAGGTTCGCGTGGTGCGCGGCCCGGAGGAGGATCTCTTCGATACCCGCAACTGGGAACGTTTGGTCGACGGAACCTACGTTGTGAGTGCCCATTCCGACCGGATGGGCATGCGCTTGGACGGCCCGCAGGTGCGCGCCCACACCGCGACCGAATTGACTTCCGGACCGGTGGCGGCGGGCACGGTGCAAATGCCGCCGGACGGTCAACCCATCGTGCTGTTGGCCGATCGCCAATCGCTGGGCGGCTACCCGCGCATCGCGGGCGTCATCACCGTCGACCTTCCCGTCGTGGCGCAAGTGCCGCCCGGCAGCGCTCTGCAATTCACGGAAGTCTCCCTGGCGGAAGCGGAGGACCTGCGACTGCAAGAGGAACGCGATTTCAAACGTTTTGAGTCCACCGTGGCCTCTCATTTCGTGCTGCGATCATGA
- a CDS encoding LamB/YcsF family protein, producing MKSVDLNCDVGEGVGLEPTLLPWVSSANIACGAHAGDTATMAATIKLARELDVQVGAHPGFADREHFGRREISLSESGIEYLVTSQLEALAAQGEFSYVKPHGALYNMAARDRAVADAVVRAVRQFDADLWLLGLAGSCLIAAGLAAGLSVAREVFADRGYDEAGRLITRGEPGAMITDEGAAVTQVLAMVSEGRVRSRTGTWVDLQADSVCLHGDQPAAVSFARKLNRALADAGVSIRPFTSRWENTS from the coding sequence ATGAAGTCGGTGGATTTGAACTGCGATGTCGGGGAGGGCGTCGGATTGGAGCCCACGCTGCTACCGTGGGTGAGTTCGGCCAACATCGCCTGCGGCGCGCACGCGGGGGATACCGCCACGATGGCGGCGACGATAAAATTGGCCCGGGAACTGGACGTGCAGGTGGGCGCGCATCCGGGATTTGCCGATCGCGAGCATTTCGGGCGGAGGGAAATTTCGCTCTCCGAATCCGGTATTGAGTATCTTGTTACCAGTCAACTTGAGGCCCTGGCGGCGCAGGGTGAGTTCAGTTATGTGAAACCTCACGGAGCGCTCTACAATATGGCCGCCCGGGATCGCGCCGTGGCCGATGCCGTGGTCCGGGCGGTGCGGCAGTTCGATGCCGATCTTTGGCTATTGGGTCTGGCCGGCAGCTGCTTGATCGCGGCGGGACTGGCGGCGGGTTTATCGGTGGCCCGAGAGGTGTTCGCCGACCGCGGTTATGACGAGGCGGGACGCCTGATTACGCGTGGCGAACCGGGCGCGATGATCACCGACGAAGGCGCAGCGGTTACACAGGTTTTAGCCATGGTGAGTGAAGGCCGGGTGCGCAGTCGGACGGGAACCTGGGTCGACCTGCAGGCCGACTCGGTTTGTTTGCACGGCGACCAGCCCGCCGCGGTGTCCTTTGCGCGGAAATTGAATCGAGCGCTGGCCGACGCGGGGGTGTCGATTCGACCGTTCACGTCGCGATGGGAGAACACATCATGA
- the pcp gene encoding pyroglutamyl-peptidase I — protein sequence MKRSVLVTGFEPFGGAKTNPSADLVAALQGQTIRGRVIASATLPVEFGTSRRMLARALREVQPELVICFGLAGNRTAFSLERIAVNIDDARIPDNAGQQPVDTPILQRGPAAYWSTLPVKAMAKALRDADIPAEVSQTAGTYVCNHVFYGLMSLLRRRPGVRGGFIHVPLPRAAFDLPRMIRAAEIVIDTALRTKRDLRVPGGAVS from the coding sequence ATGAAACGATCCGTTTTGGTCACGGGATTCGAGCCTTTCGGCGGAGCGAAAACCAATCCGTCAGCGGATTTGGTGGCGGCGCTGCAGGGGCAGACGATTCGCGGGCGAGTGATCGCGTCCGCCACCTTGCCCGTCGAGTTCGGGACGTCGCGCCGCATGCTGGCGCGGGCGTTGCGCGAGGTGCAACCGGAGTTGGTGATTTGCTTTGGTTTGGCGGGGAATCGGACCGCGTTCTCGCTGGAACGCATCGCCGTTAATATCGACGACGCCCGGATCCCCGACAATGCCGGTCAGCAGCCGGTGGATACGCCGATTTTGCAGCGCGGCCCGGCGGCGTATTGGTCCACGTTGCCGGTGAAAGCGATGGCGAAGGCGTTGCGCGATGCCGATATTCCCGCGGAGGTTTCGCAGACTGCGGGCACGTATGTGTGCAACCACGTTTTCTATGGCTTAATGAGCCTGCTCCGACGACGTCCGGGTGTAAGAGGCGGTTTCATTCACGTGCCGCTCCCGCGTGCCGCGTTCGATTTGCCTCGGATGATTCGGGCCGCGGAAATCGTCATCGATACCGCACTGCGCACGAAGCGCGACCTCCGGGTGCCGGGTGGGGCGGTATCGTAG
- a CDS encoding S24/S26 family peptidase, which produces MSLSQKIFTCIALAVFASSAATASHSASVKPVKWVRGIYVAETPAPKLIPENIVWSVAEAAAKAVKGTTLRGNGQSMQPLYQPGTVLVIAPSKFDDLKRGQTVVYYNSDSRPVAHVLVAKCKTGWRVAGLNNRAHDDEGVTSRNLFGVVIEAYQPINTTAVASAR; this is translated from the coding sequence GTGTCGTTATCGCAGAAGATTTTCACCTGTATCGCTCTCGCGGTATTCGCATCTTCTGCCGCCACCGCGAGTCACTCCGCATCCGTCAAACCGGTAAAGTGGGTTCGCGGAATCTACGTGGCCGAGACGCCAGCTCCGAAGTTGATACCGGAGAACATCGTGTGGTCGGTCGCGGAAGCCGCCGCCAAAGCGGTCAAGGGCACGACGTTGCGCGGTAACGGTCAGTCCATGCAGCCCCTTTACCAACCCGGCACCGTGTTGGTGATCGCACCGAGCAAGTTCGACGACCTGAAACGCGGTCAAACGGTCGTGTATTATAACTCGGACAGCCGCCCAGTCGCCCACGTCCTGGTGGCGAAATGTAAAACCGGCTGGCGCGTCGCGGGATTAAACAACCGGGCGCATGACGACGAAGGTGTGACGTCCCGCAATTTGTTCGGTGTCGTGATCGAGGCTTACCAACCGATCAATACCACCGCAGTCGCATCTGCACGATAG
- the lgt gene encoding prolipoprotein diacylglyceryl transferase — protein sequence MEDFAPETTHWVHDLSPFLIQFTDTIGLRYYGLGYLLGFVLGAWIIHHAAKLRRLQMPPGAVADLMTALIIGTLIGGRLGYFVLYEPAVFFRDPLQLVQVWTGGMASHGGFAGVAGALWWFARKHRIPFWNLTDAVVTAAPPGLFLVRIANFINGELWGKVSTVSWAVIFPASAAPGTPVNDIAPRHPSQLYEAGLEGLMLFGYMAWRYWRTTAALVTPGRITGEFLIGYALARSVAEMFREPDASLILGLSRGTFYSLFFIMVGVAIIRWSGNRRAAAGAN from the coding sequence ATGGAAGACTTCGCCCCCGAAACCACGCACTGGGTCCACGATCTCAGTCCGTTCCTGATCCAATTCACGGATACGATCGGACTGCGTTACTACGGATTGGGTTACCTGCTCGGTTTCGTCCTCGGCGCCTGGATCATCCATCATGCCGCCAAGCTTCGCCGGCTGCAGATGCCTCCGGGCGCGGTGGCCGATTTGATGACGGCGCTCATCATCGGCACGCTGATCGGCGGTCGCCTCGGCTATTTCGTGCTCTACGAGCCTGCGGTCTTTTTCCGCGATCCGCTGCAATTGGTGCAGGTGTGGACCGGCGGGATGGCCTCCCACGGCGGGTTCGCCGGAGTCGCGGGTGCCTTGTGGTGGTTCGCCCGCAAGCACCGCATTCCATTTTGGAATTTGACCGATGCCGTAGTGACGGCGGCTCCGCCCGGACTGTTCCTGGTGCGCATCGCCAACTTCATCAACGGTGAGCTCTGGGGCAAAGTCTCCACCGTCTCCTGGGCGGTGATTTTCCCGGCTAGCGCCGCGCCCGGAACCCCGGTCAACGATATCGCCCCCCGCCATCCTTCCCAGCTCTATGAAGCCGGACTCGAGGGGTTGATGTTGTTTGGCTACATGGCGTGGCGCTACTGGCGCACCACCGCTGCCTTGGTGACGCCTGGTCGCATTACCGGCGAATTTCTCATCGGCTATGCGCTGGCCCGCAGCGTCGCGGAGATGTTCCGCGAACCCGATGCCAGCCTGATCCTCGGATTGTCGCGGGGCACGTTCTATTCGCTGTTTTTCATCATGGTGGGCGTGGCGATCATCCGTTGGAGCGGCAATCGACGCGCTGCGGCCGGAGCCAACTAG
- a CDS encoding hemolysin family protein produces MFWFALAIILTLGISFVCSLMEALILSTTVSEVESLKKSRPKVGLLLEQLRSALEETISTILTLNTIANTLGSITIGGLAIELFGQTALGIVSALMTLGILFFSEVIPKNLGVVYRRTLQPHVVYPLLMMRNALRPVTYLCNLLVRLVITSPPEKTDSDEEIILLAERGAQDGSLTKSESSIITNALSLDAVRVSEIMTPRTVITAIKRTATVGEIFDAYPNIPFARIPVYNDSFDDVVGLVRRRDLLKAVANDLENDLIGGHMHEIHFIPETATAAQALQEFLKTHQQLLMVVDEFGSTAGVITMEDVMEYLIGREIFEKDDLAVDMRELARARLKRKLPGKRTTPPMMVPPSANPGPAAGSTSEKVAPFPPPEK; encoded by the coding sequence ATGTTCTGGTTCGCCCTCGCGATCATCCTTACTCTCGGCATTTCATTTGTGTGCTCCCTCATGGAGGCACTCATTCTGAGCACGACCGTGTCCGAGGTGGAGTCGCTGAAAAAATCCCGCCCCAAGGTCGGCCTCCTCCTCGAGCAACTGCGGTCTGCACTCGAAGAGACGATTTCGACGATCCTCACCCTCAACACCATCGCCAATACGCTGGGCTCCATCACGATTGGTGGACTGGCCATCGAGTTGTTCGGGCAAACCGCGTTGGGCATCGTCTCGGCGCTGATGACCTTGGGAATCTTGTTCTTCTCGGAGGTCATCCCAAAGAACTTGGGCGTGGTCTACCGCCGCACACTGCAACCGCACGTGGTCTATCCGCTCTTAATGATGCGCAATGCGCTGCGACCGGTGACGTATTTGTGTAATCTGCTCGTGCGACTCGTCATCACCAGCCCTCCGGAGAAAACCGATTCCGACGAGGAAATCATCCTGCTCGCCGAACGTGGCGCCCAGGACGGATCGCTGACCAAGAGCGAATCCAGCATCATCACCAACGCCCTGTCCCTCGACGCCGTGCGGGTCAGCGAAATCATGACACCGCGCACCGTGATCACCGCGATCAAACGGACGGCCACCGTGGGGGAGATTTTCGACGCGTATCCGAACATCCCCTTCGCGCGTATCCCGGTTTACAACGACAGCTTCGATGACGTCGTCGGCCTGGTGCGGCGTCGCGATTTGCTCAAGGCCGTCGCCAACGATTTGGAAAACGACCTCATCGGCGGGCATATGCACGAGATCCATTTCATTCCCGAAACCGCCACCGCCGCCCAAGCGTTGCAGGAGTTTCTCAAGACCCACCAACAACTGCTCATGGTGGTGGATGAATTTGGCTCCACCGCCGGCGTGATCACGATGGAGGATGTCATGGAATATCTTATCGGCCGCGAAATTTTCGAAAAGGACGACCTCGCCGTCGACATGCGGGAACTCGCCCGGGCTCGCCTCAAGCGCAAGCTGCCCGGCAAACGCACGACTCCTCCCATGATGGTTCCGCCGTCGGCCAATCCCGGGCCTGCCGCCGGATCGACGTCGGAAAAAGTCGCTCCGTTTCCCCCTCCGGAAAAGTAA
- the gcvT gene encoding glycine cleavage system aminomethyltransferase GcvT: MSELQRTPLHAFHVAHAGRMVDFAGWDMPVQYKSIIEEHKAVRTTAGLFDVSHMGEVDVSGPGALAFLNRLVTNDVSKLYPGRVLYSPMCQPDGGAVDDLLVYHRGEEDYLVVINASNIAKDLAWMRQQAEGFDVTITDRSDDYALIAVQGPRAETILQSLTGAKLGILRYYHFLEGTVAGVQCVISRTGYTGEDGFELYHAAADAPALAEALMTAGEPHGLQLAGLGARDSLRLEAGYPLYGHELEHDLSPIAAGLGWTVKFKKEGGFTGDEALAAEKSDPSRRRVVFFRTGDRRIVRAGADVLNAAGEVIGRVLSGTLSPLLGEAIGSALVPATAADQELSVDIRGTKFTLHLVKPPFVELKKSS, translated from the coding sequence ATGTCTGAATTGCAGCGCACGCCGCTCCACGCCTTTCACGTCGCCCATGCCGGACGCATGGTTGACTTCGCCGGTTGGGATATGCCGGTGCAGTATAAGAGCATCATCGAAGAGCACAAAGCCGTGCGCACCACGGCGGGGTTGTTTGATGTGAGCCACATGGGCGAAGTCGACGTGTCCGGCCCGGGAGCGCTGGCGTTTCTCAACCGACTCGTGACGAACGATGTCAGCAAGCTTTACCCGGGTCGCGTGCTCTATTCGCCCATGTGTCAGCCCGATGGCGGGGCAGTTGACGACCTGCTTGTCTACCACCGGGGAGAAGAGGATTATTTGGTCGTCATCAATGCGAGCAACATTGCCAAGGACCTGGCCTGGATGCGCCAACAAGCCGAGGGATTTGACGTCACGATCACCGATCGTTCCGACGACTATGCTTTAATCGCGGTGCAAGGCCCCCGGGCCGAAACGATTTTGCAAAGCCTGACGGGAGCGAAACTCGGTATCCTGCGCTACTATCACTTTCTCGAAGGCACGGTGGCGGGCGTGCAATGCGTGATCAGTCGCACGGGTTACACCGGCGAAGATGGTTTCGAACTTTACCACGCCGCCGCCGATGCTCCGGCGCTGGCTGAGGCGTTGATGACGGCGGGCGAGCCCCACGGCCTGCAGTTGGCGGGATTGGGCGCGCGCGACAGTTTGCGACTGGAGGCCGGGTATCCGCTTTACGGTCACGAATTGGAGCATGATCTCTCGCCCATTGCGGCCGGACTCGGTTGGACGGTGAAATTCAAAAAAGAAGGCGGTTTCACCGGCGATGAAGCACTGGCCGCCGAGAAGTCCGACCCGTCGCGACGTCGGGTGGTGTTTTTTCGCACCGGCGATCGACGCATTGTCCGGGCCGGGGCCGACGTGCTCAACGCCGCCGGCGAGGTCATCGGTCGCGTGCTCTCCGGCACCCTGTCACCGCTGCTCGGCGAGGCCATCGGATCCGCGCTCGTGCCCGCCACGGCGGCCGACCAGGAACTGAGCGTGGATATTCGTGGCACCAAATTCACTTTGCATCTGGTCAAACCACCCTTCGTCGAACTAAAAAAATCTTCATGA
- the gcvH gene encoding glycine cleavage system protein GcvH, whose translation MSNTPADRKYAKSHEWVFEAGDGVVAVGISDYAQDSLGDITYVQLPNVGDALAVGEVFGVVESVKAASDLYAPVSGEVVAVNDALDSTPENVNQDPYGEGWIMKLKLADAADLDGLLDADGYTAENS comes from the coding sequence ATGAGCAACACGCCTGCTGATCGTAAATACGCCAAGTCCCACGAATGGGTTTTCGAAGCCGGTGACGGTGTGGTCGCGGTGGGGATTTCAGACTATGCCCAAGACAGCTTGGGCGACATCACCTACGTGCAATTGCCCAACGTCGGCGACGCGTTGGCCGTGGGAGAAGTGTTCGGCGTCGTCGAGTCCGTCAAAGCGGCCTCCGACCTTTACGCGCCGGTTTCCGGTGAAGTCGTGGCCGTGAACGATGCCCTCGATTCCACGCCCGAAAACGTCAACCAGGACCCTTACGGTGAGGGCTGGATCATGAAGCTCAAACTCGCCGACGCCGCCGATCTTGACGGACTGCTCGACGCCGACGGATACACCGCCGAGAACAGCTGA
- a CDS encoding efflux RND transporter periplasmic adaptor subunit, producing MGPLHARALTTIFGAALLLGSGCAKDDAKAPLTGAGAGRADARQAQVVEVVELSRRDLAETLSLVGSLAANESAQMRTEIGGIVRGIYFDEGQEVKSGDLLLKIDDAELRAQAAQVEARYNLAQLNVTRSENLSQSRTIPQSEVDRARSEFSAAEAERSLIRLRLEKTEIRAPFDGVVGSRDISPGDYVTPTTVITTINDLSRLKITFEVPERFLTKVRPGTSVRVTTRATTANEADQVLDGEVYFVSSTIDRAVRASEVKALLQHTAPGLRPGMFANIALILERKPNVLTVPEGAILTNASGIQIITVDESGDAPVAAFVTVKTGLRTSGLVEIMPQGATLAEGTKVVASGVGALILFPGAPLDPRPIRAAFGGN from the coding sequence ATGGGGCCCCTTCACGCACGAGCACTCACCACCATCTTCGGCGCGGCTCTGCTGCTTGGGTCCGGTTGCGCCAAGGATGACGCGAAGGCCCCCCTGACCGGTGCCGGCGCGGGGCGCGCCGATGCCCGCCAAGCGCAAGTCGTGGAGGTTGTGGAGCTTTCCCGGCGGGACCTCGCCGAGACGCTGAGTCTGGTGGGTTCGCTCGCCGCCAATGAATCCGCTCAGATGCGCACCGAAATCGGCGGCATCGTGCGTGGCATCTACTTCGACGAGGGCCAGGAAGTGAAGTCCGGGGACTTGTTGCTCAAGATCGACGACGCCGAGTTGCGGGCTCAAGCCGCCCAAGTCGAGGCCCGCTACAATCTCGCCCAGCTCAATGTGACGCGGAGCGAAAATCTCAGTCAGTCCCGCACCATCCCGCAGTCGGAGGTAGATCGGGCCCGGTCCGAATTCTCCGCGGCCGAGGCGGAGCGGTCGCTGATTCGGCTGCGTTTGGAAAAGACAGAGATTCGCGCCCCGTTCGACGGTGTCGTGGGCTCACGCGATATTTCCCCGGGCGACTACGTGACGCCCACCACGGTGATCACGACGATCAATGATCTGAGCCGTCTGAAAATCACCTTTGAAGTGCCCGAGCGTTTTCTCACCAAGGTGCGCCCCGGCACGTCCGTGCGCGTGACCACCCGGGCGACGACGGCCAACGAGGCCGACCAAGTCCTCGACGGCGAAGTATATTTCGTCAGTTCGACGATTGATCGCGCCGTGCGGGCGTCCGAAGTGAAAGCCTTGCTCCAACACACCGCCCCGGGACTGCGGCCGGGCATGTTTGCGAACATCGCTCTCATTCTGGAACGCAAACCCAATGTGCTGACCGTGCCGGAAGGCGCGATTCTCACCAATGCCAGTGGCATTCAGATTATCACGGTCGACGAAAGTGGTGATGCTCCGGTCGCGGCCTTCGTCACTGTCAAAACCGGCCTTCGCACCAGCGGTTTGGTCGAGATCATGCCGCAAGGTGCCACGCTGGCCGAAGGCACCAAAGTCGTCGCCTCCGGCGTCGGCGCATTGATTTTGTTTCCCGGTGCCCCGCTTGATCCGCGTCCCATCCGGGCGGCCTTTGGCGGCAACTAA